The genomic window TTCGTGGCCCGCGCGCCGGACGGCAGCTTCCTCGGCTGCGTTGCCCTCCACCTAATGTGGTCGGACCTGGCCGAGGTGAAGTCGCTGGCCGTGGCCGAGGCCGCCCAGGGGCGCGGCGTTGGTTCCCTCCTCGTCCAGGCCTGCATCGACGAGGCCCGCGCCCTGGGCCTTGAACGCATCTTCGCCCTCACCTACCGGCCCGCCTTCTTCGAGCGCCTCGGCTTTCAGGTGGCCGATGTGATGACCCTGCCCCGCAAGGTCTGGAACGAGTGCTACCGCTGCCCAAAGTTCCCCAGCTGCAACGAGATCGCCCTCACCCTCGACCTGCGCTCCGCGCCTCCAGAGGGCGAGCCGCGCGGGCAAGGTGGTGACAATTGAGGCGCTTCCCCGTCCTCGTCGGCTCCCATGACATCTACCGCGGCCGCGTGGTCAACCTGCGCGTGGACACCATCG from Dehalococcoidia bacterium includes these protein-coding regions:
- a CDS encoding N-acetyltransferase produces the protein MVRTSPAAAVTLKATLADARDIHDLVNLFAQRGDMLPRTMGEVYENLRDFFVARAPDGSFLGCVALHLMWSDLAEVKSLAVAEAAQGRGVGSLLVQACIDEARALGLERIFALTYRPAFFERLGFQVADVMTLPRKVWNECYRCPKFPSCNEIALTLDLRSAPPEGEPRGQGGDN